A genomic region of Brevibacillus sp. JNUCC-41 contains the following coding sequences:
- a CDS encoding M20 family metallopeptidase: protein MIQRLHNLLDGSYEEMVSIRRYLHQHPELSFQETQTASFIAGYYKKIEIEHRTNVGGNGVIAKITGNKPGKTVALRADFDALPIQDEKEVPYKSSVPGVMHACGHDGHTAALLVLAKNLNDLKDELEGEYIFIHQHAEEYAPGGAKPMIEAGCLDGVDVIFGTHLWATIPTGTVQYAYGPIMAAADRFEITIQGQGGHGAQPHKTRDAIVVGSQLVMALQQIVSRRLNPIDSAVITVGSFVADNAFNVIADKARIIGTVRTFKEDVRSFISEEMERVVKGTCLAADCTYEYQYFQGYPAVIPHVEETKFLIESTESVKEVLFTEEIDPDMTGEDFSYYLQNVKGTFFFTGAKPKNEHTYPHHHPLFDIDEKAMLIAAKILGTAAVTYHNKKQSSQKGNESLLR, encoded by the coding sequence ATGATACAGCGATTACACAATCTTCTAGATGGTTCATATGAAGAAATGGTTTCCATCAGACGTTATCTCCACCAACATCCCGAGCTTTCTTTTCAAGAAACCCAAACGGCTTCCTTCATCGCTGGATATTATAAAAAAATTGAAATCGAACACCGGACGAATGTAGGCGGTAATGGTGTTATTGCCAAGATTACAGGCAATAAGCCTGGTAAAACCGTAGCTTTGCGCGCTGATTTCGACGCCCTGCCCATTCAGGATGAAAAAGAAGTTCCCTATAAATCTTCCGTACCCGGGGTAATGCATGCGTGTGGACACGATGGCCATACAGCGGCACTCCTTGTCCTTGCAAAAAATCTGAATGATCTGAAGGATGAGCTCGAAGGTGAATATATATTTATCCATCAGCATGCTGAAGAATATGCTCCAGGAGGTGCCAAACCGATGATTGAGGCTGGCTGCCTTGATGGAGTGGATGTAATTTTCGGCACCCATTTATGGGCCACGATCCCTACCGGAACAGTCCAATACGCTTATGGACCCATTATGGCCGCTGCCGACCGTTTTGAAATCACCATTCAAGGGCAGGGCGGACATGGAGCCCAGCCGCATAAAACCCGTGATGCAATCGTAGTCGGCTCCCAGCTAGTCATGGCCCTACAGCAAATCGTAAGCCGCCGCCTTAACCCAATAGATTCTGCAGTCATTACCGTCGGTTCCTTTGTAGCGGATAATGCCTTTAACGTCATTGCGGATAAGGCTAGAATAATCGGGACCGTCCGCACTTTCAAGGAGGATGTCCGTTCATTCATAAGCGAAGAAATGGAGCGGGTTGTTAAAGGAACCTGCCTAGCTGCCGACTGCACTTATGAATATCAATACTTTCAGGGTTATCCAGCTGTTATTCCACATGTTGAGGAAACTAAATTCCTCATCGAAAGCACTGAATCCGTCAAGGAAGTTTTGTTTACAGAGGAAATTGACCCGGATATGACAGGTGAAGATTTTTCTTATTATTTACAAAATGTGAAGGGTACATTCTTCTTTACGGGGGCCAAGCCCAAAAATGAACATACATATCCGCATCATCATCCTTTGTTTGACATCGATGAAAAAGCGATGCTCATTGCAGCCAAGATATTAGGCACTGCAGCTGTAACCTATCACAATAAGAAACAATCATCGCAAAAGGGGAATGAATCTTTATTACGGTAA
- a CDS encoding phosphatase PAP2 family protein, producing the protein MIKYSWIAMVLICLLLFFFLMQEVQSGTPLTFDTYFTKLISVSENTFSFTFFKSIIYLGKSKFIGFGSLLCVLYLWIIKKDYWTMAIFSIGMAGGDVLNEWIKNHIKRVRPENHLMEIAGFSFPSGHAMVGLIFFSMVAYLIMKEIKGNSLKWAVGIGFVSLILLIGVSRIAMKVHFPTDILAGFALGAAYILTLFNLYKYLGPKVL; encoded by the coding sequence ATGATTAAATATTCCTGGATTGCTATGGTTTTGATTTGCTTGCTACTGTTCTTTTTTTTGATGCAAGAAGTCCAGAGTGGGACGCCTTTAACGTTCGATACATATTTTACGAAACTTATTTCCGTAAGTGAGAATACTTTTTCGTTCACTTTCTTCAAGTCCATTATCTATCTTGGGAAATCCAAGTTCATTGGTTTTGGAAGCTTATTATGTGTTCTATATTTGTGGATAATAAAGAAGGATTATTGGACCATGGCCATCTTCTCGATCGGTATGGCCGGGGGTGATGTATTAAATGAGTGGATAAAAAATCATATTAAAAGAGTGCGCCCAGAAAATCATTTAATGGAGATAGCTGGCTTCAGTTTTCCAAGTGGCCACGCAATGGTGGGCCTTATTTTCTTCAGTATGGTTGCTTATTTAATCATGAAAGAAATTAAAGGGAACTCTTTGAAATGGGCAGTGGGAATCGGTTTCGTTAGTCTGATTCTGTTAATCGGGGTCAGCAGGATCGCTATGAAAGTCCATTTTCCAACTGATATCCTGGCAGGCTTTGCATTAGGAGCGGCATATATTTTAACATTGTTTAATTTGTATAAATACCTCGGGCCTAAAGTACTTTGA
- a CDS encoding antibiotic biosynthesis monooxygenase family protein: MNVFITSGSFNFLKSKKDKHPNENILLMQNPDTTVLLHETEGKTIFSSPRKYEVVDGKGNLQDHGYVVMNNIPVSEEGRPVFEHRFKNRAGFIENEPGFVALRVLRPTNSETYVILTIWEKQTDFLHWKKSSSFQKAHISDSKAPVTNSSQKMFSGEPYVTQYTLVKDSEE; encoded by the coding sequence ATGAATGTATTCATTACATCAGGCAGTTTCAATTTTTTGAAAAGCAAAAAAGATAAGCATCCGAATGAAAATATATTACTTATGCAAAACCCTGACACTACAGTACTTTTACATGAAACAGAAGGTAAAACGATCTTCAGCTCTCCACGCAAGTATGAAGTAGTTGATGGGAAAGGGAACCTTCAGGATCATGGGTATGTGGTCATGAACAATATACCGGTCAGTGAAGAAGGAAGACCGGTATTCGAACATCGTTTTAAAAACAGGGCAGGATTCATTGAAAATGAACCAGGTTTCGTCGCCCTTCGTGTACTGCGGCCAACCAACTCTGAAACTTATGTAATCTTAACGATTTGGGAGAAACAAACCGATTTCCTGCACTGGAAGAAATCCAGTTCCTTTCAGAAGGCGCATATCAGCGACTCCAAAGCTCCCGTTACGAATTCCAGCCAGAAGATGTTTTCAGGTGAACCTTATGTAACGCAGTATACTTTAGTGAAGGATTCAGAAGAATAA
- the hemE gene encoding uroporphyrinogen decarboxylase codes for MSKEITNDTFLKAARGEKTDHVPVWYMRQAGRSQPEYRKLKEKYSLFEITHQPELCAYVTRLPVEQYDVDAAILYKDIMTPLPAIGVDVEIKSGIGPVIANPVQSVTDVEKLGELNPEKDIPYVLDTIKLLTTEQLSVPLIGFSGAPFTIASYMIEGGPSKNYNKTKAFMYSEPKAWFALMDKLADMIIVYVKSQIKAGVSAIQIFDSWVGALNVEDYRVFIKPIMTRIFSSLREENVPLIMFGVGASHLALEWNDLPIDVVGLDWRLPITEARQMGIQKTVQGNLDPALLLSSWDVIEERTKRILDQGMEQDGYIFNLGHGVFPSVNPETLKRLTAFIHEYSSKMK; via the coding sequence ATGTCTAAGGAAATTACGAATGATACATTTTTAAAAGCTGCAAGAGGAGAGAAAACTGATCATGTGCCTGTTTGGTATATGCGTCAGGCTGGCCGTTCACAGCCGGAATACCGTAAGTTGAAAGAGAAGTACTCCCTTTTTGAGATTACTCATCAGCCGGAATTATGCGCTTATGTGACTAGATTGCCAGTTGAACAATATGACGTAGACGCTGCGATTTTATATAAAGATATAATGACACCGCTACCAGCCATTGGTGTGGATGTTGAGATTAAGTCTGGAATCGGTCCAGTTATAGCCAATCCGGTCCAATCGGTGACAGATGTTGAAAAATTAGGTGAATTGAACCCAGAGAAAGATATCCCATATGTGTTGGACACGATTAAATTATTGACCACGGAGCAATTGTCCGTTCCTTTGATCGGTTTCTCCGGGGCACCGTTCACCATTGCTTCCTACATGATTGAAGGCGGCCCATCCAAAAACTACAATAAAACGAAAGCTTTCATGTATTCCGAGCCAAAGGCCTGGTTTGCATTAATGGATAAGCTAGCGGATATGATCATTGTATATGTCAAGTCACAAATTAAAGCCGGCGTTAGTGCCATCCAAATCTTTGATTCATGGGTAGGTGCTTTGAACGTTGAAGATTACCGCGTGTTCATCAAGCCGATCATGACTCGTATCTTTTCTTCATTGCGTGAAGAAAATGTACCGCTAATCATGTTCGGGGTCGGCGCAAGTCATTTGGCACTTGAGTGGAATGATCTTCCGATTGATGTAGTCGGGCTCGATTGGAGACTGCCAATTACAGAGGCAAGACAAATGGGAATACAGAAAACGGTACAAGGTAATCTTGATCCTGCCCTTCTTTTATCATCATGGGATGTTATAGAAGAAAGGACGAAAAGGATCCTGGATCAGGGCATGGAACAGGACGGCTACATCTTTAATCTTGGACATGGGGTTTTCCCTTCCGTAAATCCTGAAACACTGAAGAGGCTGACTGCTTTCATTCATGAATATTCATCAAAAATGAAGTAA
- the hemH gene encoding ferrochelatase: protein MSRKKMGLLVMAYGTPYTELDIERYYTHIRHGRRPSDELIADLKGRYEAIGGLSPLAKITEGQAEALEKKLNSVQEEVEFKAYLGLKHIEPFVEDAVKQMHEDGIKEAVSIVLAPHFSTFSVKSYNGRAQDEAAKLGDLAITSVESWYDEPKFIQYWVDQVKEVIGKMTSEERDNFALIVSAHSLPEKILQSGDPYPNQLKETADMIAEGAGVTNYAVGWQSAGQTPEPWLGPDVQDLTRDLHQTKGYKAFIYIPVGFVAEHLEVLYDNDYECKVVTEEIGAGYYRPDMPNVKPEFIDALATIILNKLQEK from the coding sequence ATGTCAAGAAAAAAAATGGGCCTTTTAGTCATGGCTTATGGTACTCCATATACTGAATTGGATATTGAAAGATATTATACACATATTCGTCATGGGAGACGGCCAAGCGATGAATTGATTGCCGACCTAAAAGGCAGATATGAAGCGATTGGTGGATTATCCCCGCTTGCAAAAATAACGGAAGGACAAGCTGAAGCCCTTGAAAAGAAATTGAATTCTGTTCAGGAAGAAGTTGAATTCAAGGCTTATCTTGGACTGAAACATATTGAACCTTTTGTTGAAGACGCAGTGAAACAAATGCATGAAGATGGAATCAAAGAAGCGGTAAGTATAGTATTGGCCCCGCATTTTTCAACATTCAGCGTGAAGTCTTATAATGGACGTGCCCAGGATGAAGCCGCTAAATTGGGGGACCTGGCCATCACTTCCGTTGAAAGCTGGTATGATGAGCCGAAATTCATTCAATATTGGGTAGACCAAGTAAAAGAAGTAATCGGGAAAATGACCTCGGAAGAACGCGATAACTTCGCTTTGATTGTGTCGGCACATAGCCTCCCTGAAAAAATCCTGCAATCAGGGGATCCGTATCCAAATCAATTGAAAGAAACGGCAGACATGATTGCTGAAGGCGCAGGTGTTACCAATTATGCAGTAGGCTGGCAAAGCGCTGGACAAACACCTGAACCATGGTTGGGACCCGATGTACAGGATTTAACCAGAGATCTTCATCAAACAAAAGGCTATAAAGCTTTCATTTATATTCCTGTTGGCTTTGTTGCCGAGCACCTTGAAGTTCTTTATGATAACGATTATGAATGTAAGGTTGTGACGGAAGAGATTGGTGCAGGTTACTATAGGCCGGATATGCCCAATGTTAAACCTGAATTCATCGATGCTTTGGCCACGATCATTTTAAATAAATTACAGGAAAAATGA
- a CDS encoding TetR/AcrR family transcriptional regulator, with amino-acid sequence MSVDRKKLILEAATKSFSLFGYKATTMDQVAKIANVGKGTIYTFYKNKEELFKEIVQRMIEEMKYEAEQSLDDQLSFFENLHRAVYRILEFRQEHQLSLKLLQEERDIGTPAVQEMVNEMEEAIVSYIKEKLKIAIDKGYIQPCDPEITAFLMLKMYLALIFDWERNHTPLEKEEIAELFKIYLFKGLSVN; translated from the coding sequence ATGTCTGTTGATCGTAAAAAATTAATTTTAGAAGCCGCGACCAAGTCGTTTTCACTTTTTGGATATAAGGCAACGACGATGGATCAAGTCGCTAAAATTGCCAATGTGGGAAAAGGGACCATTTATACCTTTTATAAAAATAAAGAAGAGCTGTTTAAAGAAATCGTTCAGCGGATGATAGAGGAAATGAAATATGAAGCGGAACAATCTTTGGATGACCAACTCTCCTTTTTTGAAAATCTGCATCGGGCCGTATATCGAATTCTGGAGTTCAGGCAGGAACATCAATTATCTTTAAAACTTCTTCAGGAAGAGCGGGATATTGGTACGCCGGCCGTTCAGGAAATGGTTAATGAAATGGAAGAAGCCATTGTATCCTACATTAAGGAAAAACTAAAAATAGCGATTGATAAGGGCTATATACAGCCTTGCGATCCAGAGATAACAGCTTTCCTGATGCTAAAGATGTACCTTGCGCTGATTTTTGATTGGGAAAGGAACCATACCCCATTAGAGAAAGAGGAAATTGCTGAACTATTTAAAATATACTTGTTCAAAGGATTATCCGTAAATTGA
- the yhfH gene encoding protein YhfH, with protein MIQSSVEFFKNLPPKQCMECGKKIEEQHECYGNHCDHCLSGE; from the coding sequence ATGATTCAAAGTAGCGTTGAGTTCTTTAAAAACCTGCCTCCGAAACAATGCATGGAATGCGGAAAAAAAATCGAAGAACAACACGAATGTTATGGAAACCACTGTGATCATTGCCTTTCTGGAGAGTAG
- a CDS encoding MBL fold metallo-hydrolase: MKITVIGCWGGYPAKNEASSGYLLEYEDFRILLDCGSGVLSQLQNHMKPEDLGAVVLSHYHPDHVADIGVLQHAAFIQQILGSEKRTIPIYGHDLDEVEFGKLTYKDVTKGIAYTADQPLTIGPCKFTFMKTNHPVPCFAMRIEAENHSIVYTGDSSYMDELADFAKDANVLLCESNFYSDMDGSKAGHMTAREAGMLAEKADVQLLLLTHLPHYGDLDQLKKEASKVFKREIAVAKTNLEFQL, translated from the coding sequence ATGAAAATCACCGTAATTGGCTGCTGGGGCGGTTATCCAGCTAAAAATGAGGCAAGTTCCGGCTATTTGCTTGAATATGAAGATTTTCGCATTCTGCTTGATTGTGGCAGCGGTGTTCTATCACAGCTGCAAAACCATATGAAGCCGGAGGATCTAGGTGCTGTTGTATTATCCCACTATCATCCGGATCATGTAGCGGATATTGGTGTCCTGCAGCACGCTGCGTTCATACAGCAGATATTGGGCAGCGAAAAAAGGACGATTCCCATTTATGGTCATGATTTGGACGAAGTCGAGTTTGGTAAGTTAACTTATAAAGACGTGACAAAGGGGATAGCCTACACTGCTGATCAGCCCTTAACCATTGGACCGTGTAAATTCACGTTCATGAAAACAAATCATCCAGTCCCATGTTTTGCAATGAGGATTGAAGCTGAAAATCATTCGATAGTTTACACAGGGGATAGTTCATATATGGATGAGCTGGCGGATTTCGCTAAAGATGCAAACGTTTTACTATGTGAAAGTAATTTTTACAGTGATATGGATGGTTCAAAGGCGGGGCATATGACGGCAAGAGAAGCGGGCATGCTAGCGGAAAAGGCTGACGTCCAGCTATTGCTGTTAACTCATCTCCCTCATTATGGGGATCTTGATCAACTGAAAAAAGAAGCATCCAAGGTATTCAAAAGGGAAATAGCTGTAGCTAAAACCAATCTCGAATTCCAACTATAA
- a CDS encoding lipoate--protein ligase — MLFIDNKGITDPRINLAIEEYALKHLNIDETYLLFYINCPSIIIGRNQNTIEEINADYVDGNGITVVRRLSGGGAVYHDLGNLNFSFITRDDGDSFHNFKKFTQPVVETLEKLGIHAELSGRNDILAEGKKISGNAMFSTKGRMFSHGTLLFQSEMDHIVSALKVKKDKIESKGIKSIRSRVGNIADFLKEPMSVEEFRSFLLQNIFKDGGKVTEYVLTETDWEKIHKISEERYQNWEWNYGKSPKFNMQNSHRFPVGSVDIRLEVNRGIIENCKIYGDFFGVGEVADIEQKLTGTRYDKEAISRVLDETDVRHYFGNVTKEEILALIY; from the coding sequence GTGCTTTTTATTGATAATAAGGGAATTACCGATCCAAGAATTAACCTCGCCATCGAAGAATATGCGCTTAAACATTTAAATATAGATGAAACCTATCTTCTATTTTACATTAATTGTCCTTCAATCATCATAGGAAGAAATCAAAATACGATTGAGGAAATCAATGCCGATTATGTAGATGGAAATGGGATTACAGTTGTTCGCCGCCTTTCCGGGGGTGGAGCGGTTTATCATGACCTGGGGAATCTCAATTTCAGTTTCATCACGAGAGATGATGGGGATAGTTTCCATAATTTCAAAAAATTCACCCAGCCTGTAGTGGAAACGCTTGAGAAACTTGGAATACATGCTGAATTGAGCGGTCGTAACGATATCCTGGCTGAAGGAAAGAAAATCTCGGGAAATGCGATGTTTTCAACGAAGGGCAGAATGTTCAGTCATGGGACATTGCTGTTTCAATCAGAAATGGATCACATTGTATCCGCTTTAAAAGTGAAAAAAGATAAAATCGAGTCCAAAGGGATAAAATCAATAAGAAGCCGTGTCGGTAATATCGCTGATTTCTTAAAAGAACCGATGTCTGTTGAAGAGTTCCGTTCATTCCTCCTGCAAAATATTTTCAAAGATGGCGGAAAGGTTACAGAGTACGTTTTAACGGAGACGGATTGGGAGAAAATTCACAAAATCTCTGAAGAAAGGTATCAAAACTGGGAATGGAATTACGGAAAATCGCCTAAATTCAACATGCAAAACTCACATAGATTCCCTGTGGGGTCTGTTGATATCCGCCTTGAAGTGAACAGGGGAATCATTGAAAATTGTAAAATCTATGGCGATTTCTTCGGGGTCGGAGAGGTTGCGGATATTGAACAAAAGCTTACTGGAACACGTTATGATAAGGAAGCGATCAGCAGGGTACTAGATGAGACCGATGTTCGTCATTATTTTGGCAATGTAACGAAAGAAGAAATATTGGCACTAATATATTAA
- a CDS encoding fatty acid--CoA ligase family protein, with protein MNLSEQLHQMAIKKANKPAYYFMDQSTTYGELDKAVTKFADELHRLGVSKGDNIALLLGNSPHFIISLYGAMRAGATVIPVNPIYTPDEIVYILNNGDVKVVVALDKLLPLLEKVNPILSSVEQYVICETQQDNGDISEFNIYPKMKSFTKMIESGDDGFKGPELDPEDTAIILYTSGTTGKPKGAMLTHTNIFSNAHDIGEYLKISESDRVITTLPMFHVFSLTVVVNAPLISGGTLLIVPQFSPKEIFRQIKKYDATVFAGVPTMYNFLFQYPDAKEDALKSLRICISGGSAMPVSLLESFERKFNVRVSEGYGLSEASPVTCFNPLDRPRKSGSIGTSILRVENKVVNELGEEVPINEVGELVVRGPNVMKGYYKMPEESAAVLKNGWLYTGDLARMDDEGYFFIVDRKKELIIVGGYNVYPREVEEVLYAHPEVVEAAAIGVPDPNQGEVVKCFVVKKNNALTEEELLAYCMEHLAKYKVPAKIEFLDELPKNATGKILRRSLKNHVLQN; from the coding sequence TTGAATTTATCTGAACAGCTTCATCAAATGGCTATAAAAAAGGCGAATAAGCCAGCATATTACTTTATGGATCAATCCACTACATATGGGGAATTGGATAAAGCCGTTACGAAGTTCGCAGACGAATTACATAGGCTTGGTGTTTCAAAAGGTGATAACATTGCGCTGTTATTGGGCAACTCTCCACATTTCATCATTTCGTTGTATGGGGCTATGCGAGCAGGGGCAACCGTCATTCCCGTCAATCCAATTTACACACCTGACGAGATTGTTTATATCCTGAATAATGGCGATGTAAAGGTTGTTGTGGCATTAGATAAGCTTTTACCCTTACTAGAGAAAGTGAACCCGATCCTCTCAAGCGTAGAACAATATGTTATTTGTGAAACGCAGCAGGATAATGGGGATATTAGCGAATTTAATATCTATCCCAAAATGAAATCGTTTACAAAAATGATCGAATCGGGGGATGACGGTTTTAAAGGGCCAGAACTGGATCCTGAAGATACGGCAATCATACTCTATACTTCCGGAACAACGGGGAAACCAAAGGGGGCCATGCTCACACATACCAATATATTTTCCAATGCGCATGATATTGGTGAATATTTAAAAATCTCGGAAAGCGACCGCGTCATTACGACATTGCCAATGTTCCATGTTTTCAGTTTAACGGTAGTTGTGAATGCCCCATTGATAAGCGGAGGTACGCTTTTAATTGTTCCGCAATTCAGTCCAAAGGAAATATTCAGGCAAATCAAAAAATACGATGCGACCGTTTTTGCTGGAGTGCCTACGATGTATAACTTTCTTTTCCAATACCCGGATGCAAAAGAAGATGCTTTGAAGTCGTTGCGGATATGCATTTCGGGCGGATCCGCCATGCCAGTGTCCCTTCTTGAATCATTCGAGCGAAAATTTAATGTCAGGGTATCAGAAGGATATGGCTTATCAGAAGCTTCCCCTGTTACCTGCTTCAATCCTTTGGATCGTCCAAGGAAGTCGGGATCCATCGGTACCTCCATCCTTAGGGTGGAAAACAAAGTGGTCAATGAGCTTGGAGAAGAAGTGCCGATCAATGAGGTAGGAGAATTGGTTGTCAGAGGTCCGAATGTAATGAAGGGTTATTATAAAATGCCTGAAGAATCAGCTGCTGTCTTGAAAAATGGCTGGTTATATACAGGCGATTTAGCCAGGATGGATGATGAAGGCTATTTTTTCATTGTAGATCGTAAAAAGGAGCTTATCATCGTCGGTGGCTATAATGTCTATCCACGTGAAGTAGAGGAGGTTCTGTATGCCCATCCTGAAGTAGTTGAGGCAGCAGCCATAGGCGTTCCTGATCCCAATCAAGGGGAAGTGGTTAAATGCTTTGTCGTAAAGAAAAACAATGCATTGACGGAGGAAGAACTGCTTGCTTATTGCATGGAACACTTGGCCAAATATAAGGTACCGGCAAAAATCGAGTTTTTGGATGAACTTCCTAAAAATGCGACTGGTAAAATATTACGCCGGTCCTTGAAAAACCATGTACTGCAAAACTGA
- a CDS encoding HD domain-containing protein → MRDVKLLDIFTHPIAQKYLNRSGLAHAIAVAYHAFHLANEYNVDPDIAAKAGLLHDMGHFTWYRNGKWDYDLYKQNDIHPIKGAERAHKLLIRLGENPIKAKTISLAILFHTDSFLPSNDIIRTPLQQVVKWADEKDEEEGGKHHYRKIDFPRAKESIMKLDTLIDEEQRKRLSS, encoded by the coding sequence ATGAGAGATGTAAAGCTTTTGGATATTTTTACGCATCCCATTGCTCAAAAATACTTGAACCGTTCAGGCCTGGCACATGCAATTGCAGTAGCATACCATGCGTTTCACTTGGCAAACGAATATAATGTCGACCCTGATATTGCTGCTAAAGCTGGACTTTTGCATGATATGGGGCATTTCACCTGGTATCGCAATGGTAAATGGGATTATGATTTGTATAAACAAAATGATATTCACCCAATCAAAGGTGCAGAACGAGCACATAAACTGTTAATCCGCTTGGGAGAAAACCCGATAAAGGCAAAGACCATTTCCCTCGCCATTTTATTTCACACCGATTCGTTCTTACCTTCAAATGATATTATTCGTACACCGCTTCAGCAAGTCGTCAAATGGGCCGACGAAAAAGATGAAGAAGAAGGTGGAAAACACCATTATCGCAAAATTGATTTTCCCCGGGCAAAGGAGAGCATCATGAAACTTGATACGCTCATAGATGAGGAACAAAGAAAAAGGCTATCATCCTGA
- a CDS encoding LuxR C-terminal-related transcriptional regulator, whose product MKSIKLLIYGGQGGIEEFIEKEEDIKAIGVTGNEMDLLDFNHTSSVMPDVILIDARSSGKYGQEVMPILKVKYPSTPFIIFTAYSEVHYLIEAICHGAAGYVLQDGGMKQVLSAIRQCTNGQIVYPASFKSILMKKLQQDAERSPVTLDKAIEKLGAFSKREYELLILLTQGETNQQISKKLFLSVGTVKNYISRIYRKLNVNNRPELMALLHSLQKNGIRDDYSCPPFH is encoded by the coding sequence ATGAAGTCGATTAAGCTATTGATATATGGTGGTCAGGGAGGAATTGAGGAATTCATCGAAAAAGAAGAAGACATTAAGGCCATAGGGGTGACTGGAAATGAAATGGACCTTCTTGATTTTAATCACACATCATCAGTCATGCCAGATGTCATTCTTATTGATGCCCGGTCATCAGGGAAGTATGGACAGGAAGTCATGCCAATCTTAAAGGTAAAATATCCATCCACTCCTTTCATCATTTTTACTGCCTATTCAGAAGTTCATTATCTTATCGAAGCGATATGCCATGGTGCAGCGGGTTATGTGTTACAGGATGGCGGAATGAAACAGGTGCTGTCGGCAATCCGTCAATGTACCAACGGTCAGATAGTTTATCCTGCCTCATTTAAATCAATTTTAATGAAGAAGCTGCAGCAGGATGCTGAAAGATCACCAGTAACTTTGGATAAGGCAATCGAAAAATTGGGGGCCTTTTCTAAACGCGAGTATGAACTGCTTATCCTGCTGACCCAAGGTGAAACAAATCAGCAAATCTCAAAAAAACTTTTTCTATCCGTCGGCACGGTAAAAAACTATATAAGCCGCATTTACAGAAAACTGAATGTTAATAATCGACCGGAGCTTATGGCACTTTTGCATAGTCTTCAAAAAAACGGGATAAGGGATGACTACTCATGCCCGCCGTTCCATTAG